From a single Couchioplanes caeruleus genomic region:
- a CDS encoding ABC transporter ATP-binding protein — MTAPVETRGLTKRYGSLTAVDSLDLHVRAGEVYGFLGPNGAGKTTTLRMLLGLVRPTAGQVRLFGHPPGRLDAVGALIEGPAFYPYLSGRDNLRAVARHAGVPASRVAAVLGQVELTDRAADRYAAYSLGMKQRLGVAAALLKDPRLVVLDEPTNGLDPAGMADMRLLVRRLGAAGCTVLLSSHLMSEVQELCDRVGVIAKGRLVAESTVAGLRGEPTLRLVAEPLDAAADRARTLLGADAVRVNGDGLDLAVPPRRAAELNAVLVGAGIAVSELRPQERSLEQAFFDLTGATGHA; from the coding sequence ATGACAGCACCCGTCGAGACCCGGGGCCTGACCAAACGGTACGGCTCGCTCACCGCCGTCGACTCGCTGGACCTGCACGTACGCGCCGGCGAGGTGTACGGCTTCCTCGGCCCCAACGGCGCCGGGAAGACCACCACGCTGCGCATGCTGCTCGGGCTCGTCCGCCCGACCGCCGGGCAGGTACGCCTCTTCGGCCACCCGCCGGGACGCCTCGACGCCGTGGGCGCCCTGATCGAGGGGCCGGCCTTCTACCCGTACCTGAGCGGACGCGACAACCTGCGCGCGGTGGCGCGGCATGCCGGCGTGCCCGCCTCCCGGGTCGCGGCGGTCCTCGGCCAGGTGGAGCTGACCGACCGGGCGGCGGACCGGTACGCGGCCTACTCGCTGGGCATGAAGCAGCGGCTGGGCGTCGCGGCGGCGCTGCTGAAGGATCCGCGCCTGGTCGTGCTGGACGAGCCCACCAACGGCCTCGACCCGGCGGGGATGGCCGACATGCGCCTGCTCGTGCGCCGCCTCGGCGCCGCGGGGTGCACGGTGCTGCTGTCCAGCCACCTGATGAGCGAGGTGCAGGAGCTGTGCGACCGCGTCGGCGTCATCGCGAAGGGCCGGCTGGTCGCCGAGAGCACCGTCGCCGGACTCCGCGGGGAACCGACGCTGCGGCTGGTGGCAGAACCGCTGGACGCGGCCGCCGATCGGGCGCGCACGCTGCTCGGTGCTGACGCCGTACGCGTGAACGGCGACGGCCTGGACCTGGCAGTGCCGCCGCGCCGGGCCGCCGAGCTCAACGCCGTCCTGGTCGGCGCGGGCATCGCGGTGAGCGAGCTGCGGCCGCAGGAACGCAGCCTGGAACAGGCATTCTTCGACCTGACGGGAGCGACCGGCCATGCGTGA
- a CDS encoding alkyl sulfatase C-terminal domain-containing protein: MASADECRQALHDLAARLDGHAETRGKLDLDRTLACRVPDLSTAFHARLAGGRLLDIADGDDPKAKIALTANSDDLVALVTGRLDVTRAIASRQVSVKANPFDLLKLRKLL; the protein is encoded by the coding sequence ATGGCGAGCGCGGACGAGTGCCGGCAAGCGTTGCACGACCTGGCGGCCCGGCTGGACGGGCACGCCGAGACGCGCGGCAAGCTCGACCTGGACCGCACGCTCGCCTGCCGGGTGCCGGACCTGTCGACGGCGTTCCACGCCCGGCTCGCCGGCGGCCGCCTGCTCGACATCGCGGACGGTGACGACCCGAAGGCGAAGATCGCCCTGACCGCGAACAGTGACGATCTCGTCGCGCTGGTCACCGGCCGGCTGGACGTCACCCGGGCGATCGCCTCGCGCCAGGTCTCCGTGAAGGCCAACCCCTTCGACCTGCTCAAGCTCCGCAAGCTGCTCTAG
- a CDS encoding phasin family protein — protein MQDAWRAYLEMALGLTEAPRKRAQKVASELLTKGGATAGQLQGLVEDLMSTGVANREALTNLVRYEVDRALGKVGLATADEVSELTARVRDLEKQLRAAQTRADAAGGGAADLTIAEPGPAAVVPPAKKAVVKKALAKKAVKATPPNAMPAAGTTTSAPVRKAAKKAAPGPAGAAPTPATTGPAREAPEKAVPAKATKVAKAAAKKAAAKKTTPAKSAAAKKAASPESSTPEAS, from the coding sequence ATGCAGGACGCATGGCGGGCGTATCTGGAGATGGCGCTCGGGCTGACGGAGGCGCCGCGCAAGCGGGCCCAGAAGGTGGCCTCCGAGCTGCTGACCAAGGGCGGCGCGACCGCCGGGCAGTTGCAGGGGCTCGTGGAGGACCTCATGTCCACCGGGGTCGCCAACCGTGAGGCGCTGACGAACCTCGTCCGGTACGAGGTGGACCGCGCGCTGGGCAAGGTCGGCCTGGCCACCGCCGACGAGGTCTCGGAGCTGACCGCCCGCGTACGCGACCTGGAGAAGCAGTTGCGCGCGGCGCAGACCCGGGCCGACGCGGCCGGGGGCGGCGCGGCGGACCTGACCATCGCCGAGCCCGGCCCGGCGGCGGTCGTGCCGCCGGCCAAGAAGGCCGTGGTGAAGAAGGCGCTGGCGAAGAAGGCGGTCAAGGCGACGCCGCCGAACGCGATGCCCGCCGCCGGCACGACGACCTCCGCTCCCGTGCGCAAGGCGGCGAAGAAGGCCGCGCCCGGCCCGGCCGGTGCCGCGCCGACGCCGGCCACGACGGGTCCCGCGCGCGAGGCGCCCGAGAAGGCGGTGCCGGCGAAGGCCACCAAGGTCGCCAAGGCCGCCGCGAAGAAGGCCGCGGCGAAGAAGACCACCCCCGCGAAGAGCGCGGCCGCCAAGAAGGCGGCGAGCCCCGAATCCTCGACGCCGGAGGCCTCGTGA
- a CDS encoding TlyA family RNA methyltransferase, translated as MARRARLDAELVRRKLARSREQAAALVAAGRVQVRGTVAAKVATMIDPADPVVVTGEDPADEYVSRGSHKLAGALKAFAGLAVQGRRCLDAGASTGGFTDVLLRGGAAHVYAVDVGYGQLAWPLRTDERVTVMERTNVRTLTPDMLGGPVQLTVADLSFISLRLVLPALAACTAPDGDLALMVKPQFEVGKERVGSGGVVRDPLLRAEAVVDVATAAAGQGLGVAGVAASPLPGPSGNVEFFVWFRRGAPPVDAERVRAVVAAGPSGAVASAGSVPTPDSPPLEDV; from the coding sequence ATGGCCCGCCGCGCGCGGTTGGACGCCGAGCTCGTGCGCCGCAAGCTCGCCCGCTCCCGGGAGCAGGCCGCCGCCCTGGTGGCGGCCGGCCGGGTGCAGGTCCGCGGCACGGTGGCGGCCAAGGTCGCCACGATGATCGACCCGGCGGACCCGGTCGTGGTGACCGGCGAGGACCCGGCCGACGAGTACGTCTCACGCGGCAGCCACAAGCTGGCGGGCGCCCTCAAGGCGTTCGCGGGCCTGGCCGTGCAGGGGCGCCGTTGCCTCGACGCGGGCGCGTCCACCGGCGGCTTCACCGACGTGCTGCTGCGGGGCGGCGCCGCCCACGTGTACGCGGTCGACGTCGGCTACGGGCAGCTCGCGTGGCCGCTGCGCACCGACGAGCGCGTGACCGTCATGGAACGCACCAACGTCCGTACGCTGACCCCGGACATGCTGGGCGGGCCGGTGCAGCTGACCGTCGCCGACCTGTCGTTCATCTCGCTGCGCCTGGTGCTGCCCGCGCTGGCCGCCTGCACCGCGCCGGACGGCGACCTGGCGCTGATGGTCAAGCCGCAGTTCGAGGTCGGCAAGGAGCGGGTGGGCTCCGGCGGTGTGGTCCGCGATCCGCTGTTGCGTGCCGAGGCGGTCGTCGACGTGGCGACCGCGGCGGCCGGACAGGGACTGGGGGTGGCCGGGGTCGCCGCGAGCCCGCTGCCCGGTCCCAGCGGCAACGTGGAGTTCTTCGTCTGGTTCCGGCGGGGCGCGCCGCCGGTGGACGCCGAGCGGGTGCGGGCGGTGGTCGCCGCGGGGCCCTCCGGCGCGGTAGCCTCCGCCGGGTCGGTACCGACGCCGGATTCGCCCCCCTTGGAGGACGTGTGA
- a CDS encoding NAD kinase → MSRSALMVTHTGRRQSTQHAAAIASDLVAAGFEVRVLAEEVADLELPPGVTPVDDPTAAEGVEIVFALGGDGTFLRAAELARPAKVPLLGINLGKVGFLAEAELQNIDETVRDIVAGDYTVDERLTLDVRAEYDGRLIAESWALNEVSVEKGQRAQMLELLVDVDGRPLSRYGCDGVVCATPTGSTAYAFSAGGPVVWPEVEALLLVPISAHALFSRPIVTAPTSTFVLTVDPYTSFAVLCCDGRRTWDLPPGAQVTVERGQLPVRLVRLKPRPFTDTLVAKFHLPVEGWRGNRR, encoded by the coding sequence ATGAGCCGCTCGGCGCTCATGGTGACGCACACCGGCCGACGGCAGAGCACCCAGCACGCCGCCGCGATCGCGAGCGACCTGGTCGCGGCCGGCTTCGAGGTGCGGGTGCTGGCCGAGGAGGTGGCCGACCTCGAGCTGCCGCCGGGCGTGACGCCGGTGGACGACCCGACCGCCGCGGAGGGCGTGGAGATCGTGTTCGCACTCGGCGGCGACGGCACGTTCCTGCGCGCCGCCGAGCTGGCCCGGCCGGCGAAGGTGCCGCTGCTCGGCATCAACCTCGGCAAGGTGGGCTTCCTCGCCGAGGCCGAGCTGCAGAACATCGACGAGACCGTGCGGGACATCGTCGCCGGTGACTACACCGTGGACGAGCGCCTCACCCTCGACGTGCGCGCCGAGTACGACGGCCGGCTGATCGCCGAGTCGTGGGCGCTCAACGAGGTCAGCGTCGAGAAGGGGCAGCGCGCGCAGATGCTCGAGCTGCTCGTCGACGTCGACGGGCGGCCGCTGTCGCGGTACGGCTGCGACGGTGTCGTGTGTGCCACACCGACGGGCTCGACGGCGTACGCGTTCTCGGCCGGTGGTCCCGTGGTGTGGCCGGAGGTGGAGGCATTGTTGCTCGTGCCGATCAGCGCGCACGCGTTGTTCAGCCGGCCCATCGTCACCGCGCCGACCTCCACGTTCGTGCTGACCGTGGACCCGTACACGTCGTTCGCGGTGCTGTGCTGCGACGGGCGGCGTACGTGGGACCTGCCGCCGGGCGCCCAGGTCACCGTCGAGCGGGGACAGCTGCCGGTACGCCTCGTCCGCCTCAAGCCGCGCCCGTTCACCGACACGCTCGTGGCGAAGTTCCACCTGCCGGTGGAGGGCTGGCGCGGTAATCGACGCTGA
- the recN gene encoding DNA repair protein RecN, with the protein MLEELRITGLGVIDDTTLRLTTGMNAITGETGAGKTMVVTGLGLLFGGRADAGRVRADPGRAVVEGRLRLDGGLGDSVQTRITDAGGEVDDDGSVLLSRTVTIEGRSRAHVGGRSMPVAMLSEVGEQVVAVHGQSDQLRLLRPAEQRAALDRYAGPEHEKLLETYRQAYTQWRTVVDDLADRRRNARERSQEADLLKLGLDEISRVDPQPGEDDELRTELQRLEHAEGLRTAAALAAQALAGGVEATDDTPDATTLLGTARRTLEAQAGVDPALGELAARVEEAATLVADVSSELSAYLDQLDADPARLEAIYERRAALRALTRKYADDVEGVIAWADHARTRLAALDTSDELLEELDKERQRLAAQVAELAGRLTAARTEAAGRFAEQVSVELAGLAMPHARVEIAVLPRSAGRDEPAIDALAAGPDGADEIELRLIAHPGAPALPLQKGASGGELSRVMLAIEVVFAGAGGPPTLVFDEVDAGVGGQAAVEIGRRLARLARTHQVLVVTHLPQVAAFADRHLVVAKDTGGAITTSGVKIVEETDRARELARMLAGLPDSDLGIAHAEELLAVADREKRA; encoded by the coding sequence GTGCTGGAGGAACTGCGGATCACCGGGCTGGGCGTCATCGACGACACGACGCTGCGGCTGACCACGGGCATGAACGCCATCACCGGTGAGACCGGCGCGGGCAAGACGATGGTGGTGACCGGGCTCGGGCTGCTCTTCGGCGGCCGGGCCGACGCCGGGCGGGTGCGGGCCGACCCGGGCCGGGCCGTGGTGGAGGGGCGGCTGCGCCTCGACGGCGGGCTCGGCGACTCGGTGCAGACCCGCATCACCGATGCGGGCGGCGAGGTGGACGACGACGGTTCCGTGCTGCTGAGCCGCACGGTGACGATCGAGGGCCGCTCGCGCGCGCACGTCGGCGGCCGCAGCATGCCGGTCGCGATGCTCAGCGAGGTCGGCGAGCAGGTCGTCGCCGTGCACGGGCAGTCCGACCAGCTGCGCCTGCTGCGCCCCGCCGAGCAGCGGGCCGCCCTGGACCGCTACGCCGGCCCGGAGCACGAGAAGCTGCTGGAGACGTATCGGCAGGCGTACACCCAGTGGCGCACCGTGGTGGACGACCTCGCCGACCGGCGGCGCAACGCCCGCGAGCGCAGCCAGGAGGCCGACCTGCTCAAGCTCGGCCTCGACGAGATCAGCCGGGTGGACCCGCAGCCGGGCGAGGACGACGAGCTGCGCACCGAGCTGCAGCGTCTGGAGCACGCCGAGGGGCTGCGCACGGCGGCGGCCCTGGCGGCGCAGGCGCTGGCGGGCGGCGTCGAGGCGACAGACGACACCCCCGACGCGACGACGCTGCTGGGCACCGCCCGGCGCACCCTGGAGGCGCAGGCCGGCGTCGACCCCGCGCTGGGCGAGCTGGCCGCCCGGGTGGAGGAGGCGGCCACGCTCGTCGCCGACGTGTCCTCCGAGCTGTCGGCCTACCTGGACCAGCTCGACGCGGACCCGGCGCGGCTGGAGGCCATCTACGAGCGGCGGGCGGCGCTGCGGGCCCTGACCCGCAAGTACGCGGACGACGTCGAGGGCGTCATCGCCTGGGCCGACCACGCCCGCACCCGGCTGGCGGCGCTGGACACCTCCGACGAGCTGCTCGAGGAGCTCGACAAGGAGCGCCAGCGGCTCGCGGCGCAGGTCGCCGAGCTGGCCGGCCGGCTGACGGCGGCCCGCACGGAGGCCGCCGGGCGCTTCGCCGAGCAGGTCAGCGTCGAGCTGGCCGGGCTGGCGATGCCGCACGCACGCGTCGAGATCGCGGTGCTGCCGCGCTCGGCCGGGCGTGACGAGCCGGCCATCGACGCTCTGGCGGCCGGTCCGGACGGCGCCGACGAGATCGAGCTCCGGCTCATCGCCCACCCGGGCGCTCCCGCGCTGCCGCTGCAGAAGGGCGCCTCGGGCGGTGAGCTGTCCCGGGTCATGCTGGCGATCGAGGTGGTGTTCGCCGGGGCGGGCGGGCCGCCGACGCTGGTGTTCGACGAGGTGGACGCGGGCGTGGGCGGCCAGGCGGCGGTGGAGATCGGGCGGCGGCTGGCCCGGCTGGCGCGCACCCACCAGGTGCTGGTGGTGACGCACCTGCCGCAGGTGGCGGCGTTCGCCGACCGGCATCTGGTGGTCGCCAAGGACACCGGTGGCGCCATCACCACCAGCGGTGTGAAGATCGTGGAGGAGACCGACCGCGCCCGGGAGCTCGCCCGGATGCTGGCCGGTCTGCCGGATTCGGATCTGGGCATCGCGCATGCCGAGGAGCTGCTGGCGGTGGCCGACCGGGAGAAGCGAGCGTGA